TTGAATTGGTTCAAGGGGATCTTCTTAATCCTGAGGATCTCGCTGGCGTTTTCAAAAGCCATTCCATCGATGCTGTCATTCATTTTGCTGCGCTGATCGCTGTTGGCGAGTCCGTTGAGAGGCCCGATCTTTATTATCGGAACAACGTGGCGGGCACCCTTAATCTTCTTGATGCGATGCGTAAGGCTGGCGTGGATCGGATCGTTTTTTCTTCTACCGCTGCGGTGTTTGGCAATCCTCTGCATGAGTTGATCGACGAGACCCACCCGCTCGGGCCAATCAATCCTTATGGCTGGTCCAAGCGGATGGTTGAGCAAATCCTGTCTGATATGGCGACCGCCTTTGGGCTTCGGTCCGTTGCCTTGCGCTATTTCAATGCAGCCGGTGCCCATCCCAATGGCCTGATTGGTGAAGCGCACCGCACGGAAACCCATCTGGTGCCATTGGTTCTGTTAACCGCGCTTGGCATTCGTGAAAAGCTGTCTGTTTTTGGCAGCGATTACGATACGCGTGATGGCACTTGTATTCGCGACTATATCCATGTGCTTGATCTGGCTTCTGCGCATCTTCTGGCGCTGGATTATATGGATAAGCACGAAGGGGCACATCGTTTCAATCTGGGCAACGGCAACGGCTTTACAAACCTGGAAGTTATTGAAACTGCGAAACGACTGACGAACCGGCCGATACCGTATGAAATGGCGCCAAGGCGAGCAGGCGATTCTGGCACCCTTGTTGCCGATAGCACGCTGGCCAAGACTGAGTTAGGCTGGACGCCAAAATTCGACGCACTGGAAACAATCATCGAAACGGCCTGGCGCTGGCATCATGATCCTAAGTTCGGACCGTTTGCAGGAAAATATTAGGAGCTGACAATGGCTGATGAATTAGTATCCACAGATGCTCCGCATCGAAGATATAACCCGCTTAAGGGCGAGTGGGTGCTTGTTTCGCCCCACCGGAACAAGCGGCCCTGGCAGGGGCAACAGGAAAAACTCGTTATCGAGGAAAAACCGCGCCATGATCCGGGCTGCTATTTGTGCGCTGGTAACACGCGTAATTCGGGTGCCGTGAATCCGGACTATAAGGGGCCCTTTGTTTTTCCGAATGATTTTCCTGCCCTTCTTGAAGATACGCCGGTTGGGGGGACGACAGGCGATCCGCTGTTTCGCGCCGACAATGTGCGCGGCACTGCGCGAGTCATGTGTTTTTCCGAGCGTCATGACCTGACCCTGCCAGAGCTTGCGGTTGAAGATATCCGCAAGGTTGTTGATGTCTGGTCGGAGCAGATCATTGATCTGGGGGCTCATTATGATTGGGTTGCCTTGTTTGAGAATAAGGGCTCTGTCATGGGGTGCTCGCAACCGCATCCGCACGGTCAAATCTGGGCTTCGGATTTCCTGCCCAATGAAGTGGCCATAGAAGACACATATCAGGCGCGATTCTATAAGGAAAATGGCGAGGTTCTGCTGGTTCGCTATGCTGCATCGGAGGTGGAAAAACACGAGCGCATTGTGGTCGAGAATGATGACTGGGTTGCTGTTGTACCCTGGTGGGCAACATGGCCGTTCGAGACATTGCTCTTGCCAAAGCGTCATGTCTTGCGCTTGCCTGATCTGACAGAGGCAGAGCGTAACAATCTGGCGGATGCTCTCAAGCGCCTTTGCACCAAATATGACAATCTGTTTGAGACGGAATTTCCCTATACGATGGGCTGGCACGGCGCGCCGACACGGGAAGGGAAGTTCGATCATTGGCAGCTTCATGCTCATTTCTATCCGCCTCTTCTGCGCTCTGCGACAGTCCGCAAATTTATGGTTGGCTATGAAATGCTTGCGGAAGCGCAGCGGGATCTGACGGCTGAAACAGCTGCAGAACGGCTGCGGTCCTTGTCTGAAGTTCATTATAAAGCGAAGGGGTAGGGGCATGACTGAAGAAAACGAGACTGCGGAAGTTCGAGCCGCGTTTAGGAAGCATTTTCGTATCGTTCCCGAGGTTGTCGCCTATTCGCCAGGAAGGGTGAATTTGCTGGGAGAGCACACCGACTATAACGGTGGTTTCGTCTTGCCGATGGCTTTGCGCGGGCTTGGCGTTTCCATTGCTTTGGGTAAAGGTAATAAACCCGGCTTTATCGAGGCCTTCTCGGATACCTTTTCCGAGACCGAGGTGAGATCCATTAAGGATGAGCGTGAGGGGCGTTGGTCCGATTATCTGTTGGGGGCGCTCAAGGCTGTTGCGGAACAGGACGTTGCGGAGACCGGTCTGAAGGTTGCTCTTGAGACGACGTTGCCGATGGGGGCCGGGCTTTCCAGTTCGGCTGCTCTGGAAGTGGTTTCCATCAAGGCGGCATTGGCGCTTTATGGTCGTCAAATGAGCAATGTCGATGTGGCCGTGAAGGCGCGGGCCGTTGAAAATGATTTCGTCGGTATGCCTTGTGGCATCATGGATCAATTCGCCTCTTCGGTCGGTGATCCGGGCGTTGCCATGTTCCTAAACACCCACACGCTTGATTATGAGCTGGTTAATACCTCGCCAAATTATGCTTTTGTCATCATTGCTTCCGGTGTCAGCCATCAGCTGGTTGAGGGGGGAGAAGATGGTTATGCGACGCGTGTGGCTGAATGTCAGGCTGCCTGCAAGGCGCTTGAGGTTGATATGCTGAGCGAGCTTGGAGTTAATGATCTTGATCGGATCAATGCCATTGCTGAGCCGCTCAATAGAAGAGCCCGGCATGTCGTCAATGACAATCAGCATGTGCTGGATGGCGTGGCCGCATTGCGTGCTCATGATATGGCCAAGTTCGGTGAGCTGATGGTTGCAAGCCACAAGTCCCAACGAGAGGACTATCAGATCACGGTTGCCGAAACGGATGCTCTGGTTGAAGCTGCGCTTGCAAATGGCGCTCTTGGTGCTCGCCAGACCGGTGGTGGCTGGGGCGGTTCCGTCGTTGCCCTGATCGAGAAAGACCGAGCCGAAGCTTTCTGCAAAAGCATTCTTGACCAGTTCCAGAAGGCATCCATTCTTGCTGTGACCTGAGGCTCTTGAACCTGATTTTATTCCTCATTCTGCTTTGATAGGGATGAAATAAAAGTTATAAGCTTGCTATATCGCAAAGCGACAGCGACACCCGGCGATCTCGTCGGGTGTTGCGTTTTTATGAGAATTGTGAATTTTTGTACAATTCAAGATCATTCATCGATATTGATCTGAGGATATGCACTTTGTGCACCTATTCCTTGCTTGCACCACTTGTTGTTACATGAAACTATGATGGACATGGCGCAGATTCACGACAAATTTCTATTCCTACCGGGGCGATCTCTCGATAGCTTTGTTGGCGAAGATTTCGGCAGAATAAAGCCGACCTTTTCCAAGCCTATGGAACTGGCTGATTGCTCTTTGCTGGATATGTTTCATCAGCCTTTGCTTCGGTCAAATCGCTTGCTTGTCTCATCAGAGGGACGGCTCTATTTGTTTGGGCACGAGATGGAGCCGATCAAGCAGAAGGGACCAGCCAATGGCGGCCTTGTCTCTGGCTTGCCGAAAGGGCCTGTACGCCGGGCGCTTGATGACTTGTCGGACTTGCGGGCCTTGATGCCACTTTGCCACATGCGGATTAGCACCACCTTGATGACGCTGGTGGATGACGAGGGCAAGATTTATCTCAAGACCAGTTTCATGGACGTGCACATGCCTGACGGCGATTGCGGGCTTATTGCATTTCTTCGGCCCGTGCGCGGATATGATAGGGCTTTGGCGCTTATGCAAGACAAGCTCACCCAGCTTGGTGCAAGCGAGATGGGGCTGGCAGCATTCTGCCAAAAGATTGATCCGTCCTTTCCCGCACGCGTTGGCAAACCCAAATTCTCGATTGATCCGTCAGAAGTCGCCTCCTGTGTTGCCACCAGAATTATGGCCGCCTATATGCCCGTTATCCGGCTTAACGAAAACGGGATTGTCGAGGATATCGATACCGAGTTTCTGCATGATTACCGCATAGCCCTTCGCAAGATCAGATCGGTGCTGAGTTTGTTCAAGGGTATCTATTCTGATGAGCAGACCAAGGATTTGAAACAGCGCTTTTCATCGCTCATGGCCAAAACGGGACGATTGCGGGATCTGGACGTTTATTTGCTCGAGAAAAAGGCCTTCTTTTCTCTTGTGCCTGAAGCGTTGCACCCTGGGCTTTCCGAAATGTTTGCCGTTTTCTCGCTTGAGCGGGGGGAGGCAATGGAAGCCCTTGCAGATCATCTGGTCAGTGAAGGCTATCAGAAGGAAATGCAGCTTCTATCGGATTCGCTCTCTGCGCCTGATGCGCTGCAAAAAGGCCCCAAGGCCGATGAGAATGCTCATGACTATGCTTGTCGACTGATTTGGAAACGCTATCGCAAGCTGTGCAAAATTGCATCGTCGATTACCAATGACAGTCGCGATTCTGAAGTGCATGCATTGCGCATTCATTGCAAGAAATTGCGCTATCTTCTGGAGTTTTTTGCTCCAGCCTTTCCCGGTAAGGAGATAAAGGGGTTGGTTAAGCCGATGAAGCGGCTGCAGGATAATCTTGGGGCATTTAATGATTGTTCCGTTCAAATCGAAGCGCTTTCAACCTTTCTTGGTGAGCATAAATTCCGTGATAAGGCGACACAGTTGGCCATTGCACAAAGTGTTGGTGCGCTTGTCGCGATCTTGCATCAACGTCAAGAGACGGAACGGCTTCATGTGGTTGAGAATTTCGAGCGTTTCGACAATGAAGAAACGCGGCAGATGTTCCGGGCATTGTTCAAGCCTCATGAGGGGCCTGTGGAGGAAGAAGAATGAAGATTGTCGCCTGCTATTCAAACAAGGGCGGTGTTGGCAAGACCGCGACTTCCGTCAATCTGGCCTATGCTCTGGCTGATAAGGGAAAACGCGTTCTGCTCTGTGATCTCGATCCGCAGGGGGCTTCGAGCTTTTATTTTCGGGTCAAGCCTTCCAAAAAACTGACCGATGAGCGCTTTTTTCGCGATGAAGACCGGTTCGTAAGGGCTATTCGTGGCAGCAATTATGACAATCTGGACATTCTGCCTGCCAATATGAGCTTTCGGAATTTCGATGTGTTTTTATCGCGCATGAAAAATAGCCGCTCGCGCCTGAAAAAAGCGCTGAAGGCTGTCAAGAAAGACTATGATGTCATTCTGCTTGATTGCCCTCCCAACATCTCGACGCTCTCGGAAAGTGTCTTCAAGGCTGCCGACGTCGTGCTGGTGCCTGTTATTCCAACGACGCTGTCGCAGCGTACGTTCGAGCAACTGGTAGACTTTTTTCGTGAAAACAAGATTCCGCTCAAAAAGCTCGCGGCTTTTTTCTCCATGGTCCAGAATGTGAAATCGCTGCATAGCGAGATGATGGACGAGTTGTCGGGCAAATATAAGAGACAGTTTCTGGCCGCTCAGGTGCCTTTCACCTCTGACATTGAGCGGATGGGTGTGCATCGGGCGCCCGTGCTGGCCAGCGCTCCGGCATCGGCTGCGTCAAAGGCCTATCGGGATCTGTTTAAGGACGTGAGTAAGAAGGTGTCTCTGAAATGAGCAAAATGGCTGATTGTACGGAAATTGAACGGAAGTTTCTTATTGAAGCGCTCCCAGAATTGAAAGGGCTCAAATCTTCCGATGTTGCGCAGGGCTATTTGACGACAGCCAAGGATTCGGTTGAGATCAGGCTGCGGAAAAAGGCAAAAAGCGGGAATACCGCCTTCTTCATGACGCTTAAGTCCGATGGAGCGCTTGAGCGGATGGAAATAGAGGTGCCGGTGAGCGAGGAACAGTTTGATAGTTTCTGGCCTGCGACGGTCGGGCGCCGGGTGGAGAAAACGCGTTATGTTGGCGCGTTAAGCGATGAGTTGAAGTTCGAGCTGGATGTATTTCACGGCGACCTTGATGGATTGACGCTGGTTGAGGTCGAGTTTCCCTCTCTTGAAGCTGCGGACCATTTCAACGCTCCAGCCTGGTTTGGCAAAGATGTTACCGCCGATCGGGCTTACAAGAATAAAGCGCTTGCGGTCAATGGGAAACCGGAAATGGCCCGATAGGGACTCTGTAATCATTCCAGTTCATTTCGTTGAGGCTGACTATGATACTTGGTTTGCAGATATAAGACTTTTTTGAATGAAATATTCCTCCTATAGCATACTAATGTTATGGGAACTATTTTTGTAAGCAATGTATCTTTTGCTGTTTTTGTGCTCTCCTTTCTCTTGTCTTTACAGTTTTAAAGACTGCGGAGGAAACAGGAGTATCTGATGAAGACAGCAATAAGCCCGAAAGATGCTGCCGCTCTCATCCCTGAAGATGCAACGTTGCTTATCGGGGGATTCATGGCGGTGGGAACTCCCGAGCGAATGATTGATGCGTTGGTCGAGCGTGGTGTCGGAGCTTTTACGATTGTCGCCAATGACACTGCAATACTTGGATCCGGCATAGGAAAACTGATTTCTGCGGGTTTGGTTGCTAAGGTAATCGCCAGCCATATTGGTCTCAATCCTGAAACTCAGAAAAAGATGATCGACGGAGAAATATCCGTTGAACTGGTGCCTCAGGGCACTTTGGTCGAGCGTATTCGAGCCGGGGGAATGGGGCTCGGTGGCGTCTTGACAAAAACCGGTTTGGGCACGCTGGTTGAAGAGGGCAAAAAAGTGGTTGAGGTTCAGGGGCAGGATTATTTGCTGGAAGAACCAATCGTAGGTGATTTTGCGCTGATCAAGGCCAGGACTGCCGATTACAAGGGCAATCTGGACTATTCCTTTACGGCTCAGAATTTCAACCCCACCATGGCCTTGGCCGCAAGCACGGTGATTGCCGAAGCCGAGGTGATTGTGCCCACCGGAGCTATTCATCCCGATATGGTGAAAACCCCCGGGGTGCTGGTGGATTACATTCTGGAACGGGAGGGGTGATATGAACGCCAAGGAAATTATCGCCCGAAGGGTTGCGAGGGAAGTCAAGGATGGCATGCTGGTGAATCTGGGTATCGGTCTGCCCAGTCTGGTCGCCAACTATCTGCCCGATGATGTGGATGTGATGCTACAGGCAGAAAATGGTGTGGTCGGGCTTGGAGGCAAGCCTGCTCCCGGTTTCGAGAACAAGGACCTGACCGACGCTGGTGCCGGCTTTGTGTCTTCGGTGCCCGGCGCCGCCACGATCGATTCTGCTGTGTCTTTTGGTCTTATTCGCGGTGGACATCTGGACATGACGGTGCTCGGAGGCTTGCAGGTGGATGAGAAAGGCCATCTGGCAAACTGGATGGTTCCGGGGAAAATGGTTCCTGGCATGGGAGGTGCCATGGATCTGGTGGCCGGGGCCAAAAGGGTGATCGTCTCGATGGTGCATACGGCAAAAGGCGAGCCGAAGATCGTGCCCGAATGCACGTTGCCGCTTACCGCCGCACGCATGGTCTCTCTGATCGTCACGGAAATGGCCGTGATCAAGCCAACTGCAGAAGGCTTGGTGCTACGCGAGTTGGGGCCGGACGTCACAATAGATCAAGTGCTGGCAGCCACAACGGCGAGGTTGATCATTCCGGCTGAAGTGCCGCACATGGCTATTTGAGCTATAAGGCAGTTTACAACGAAAAAGCCCCGCCGTTTTGGCTGGCGGGGCTGAGTTTGGTTCCTGCTCGGTTTAACACGGGTGCTATGGACGCTCAACGCACATGGCGACGCCCATCCCGCCGCCAATGCAAAGCGTTGCAAGTCCTTTTTTGGCATTACGACGCTTCATTTCGAACAGAAGTGTGTTGAGGATGCGGCAGCCAGAGGCTCCAATCGGATGGCCGATTGCTATGGCTCCTCCGTTGACGTTGACAATTTCAGGATCCCAGCCCATTTCTTTGGTCACCGCACAGGCCTGAGCGGCGAATGCTTCGTTTCCTTCAATCAGATCAAGGTCATCTACTGTCCAGCCAGCCTTTTCCAAAGCAATGCGGGAGGCATAGATCGGGCCGACACCCATGACCTTGGGGTCAAGGCCTGCCGTCGCATAGGAAACAATGCGGGCCAGAGGCTCGATGCCGCGCTTTTCTGCGTCGTCGGCTGACATGCAAAGGGTAACCGCAGAGCCGTCATTGATGCCGGAGGCGTTGCCTGCTGTCACTGTGCCGTCCTTGGTGAAGGCTGGGCGCAACTTCTGCAGATTTTCGATGGTCGTGCCCGGGCGGATGAATTCGTCTTTGTCAACGATGATCTCGCCTTTGCGGGTCTTTACCGTGAAGGGGACGATTTCGTCGTCAAAGCGACCCGCTTCCTGAGCTGCTGCGGCGTTTGTTTGCGAACGCAAGGCAAGTTCGTCCTGCATTTCTCTGGTGATTTGCCACTGTTCAGCAACGTTTTCTGCTGTCTGGCCCATATGGTAGCCGTTGAATGCGTCCCACAAGCCGTCCCTGATCATGGTATCGATCATTTTCAGATCGCCCATTTTCTGGCCCTGACGAATATAGGCGGTATGAGGGGCCTGGGACATGCTTTCCTGTCCACCGGCAGCCACGATCTTTGCATCGCCGAGCATGATATGCTGGGCGGCGAGGGCTACTGCGCGCAAGCCCGATCCGCAAACCTGATTGATACCCCACGCGGAACTCTCCAGAGGGAAGCCTGCATTGATGTGAGCTTGACGGGCGGGGTTTTGCCCCTGACTGGCGTTCAGCACTTGTCCCATGATGGTTTCAGAAACTTCGCTTGGGTCCACTCCTGCGCGTTCAACAACAGCCTTCAAGGCTGCTGCGCCCAGATCATGGGCTGGAACATTTGCGAAAGACCCTAGAAAACTCCCCACAGCGGTTCGTGCTGCGGACGCGATTACGACATTGGTCATTTTGGAAGCTCCTCCGGCTTAATTCGACTGCTGCGTCCTCAATCTTGCTGCAGTGTTTGTTTGTTCTTGCCAATGAATGGCGATTAAGAACCGCCGAGCGAACATGGCTGCCCGGTCCTCCTCGGGCGTTTGGATCATGTGTCGCTTGGCGCATCGAGCCGGGAGTGTAATGTGGCCCCCAAATTCATGATATTAGGCATTTTGGTATTAGGCCTTGTGTTACTATGCCTTGGTCGATATCGACCAAGGCATAAAAACTCCCTCTTGAAAGGGAGAGTTTTGCACTCACAGAGTGTGCCTGATTGATGATGCATGGATGAGCGAGCACTCATAGGGTGCATCAAAACAAGCTGGATTGAACTGCGGCCTGCAGCTTTATTGGCTGTCGGCGGATTGATGCTCCTCAATCCGGTCTTTTGCTTCCAACTGATCGATGATTTGCAAGAGCTCGATGGGGCTTGAAATCGTAAAGTCGGGTTTTTCAAGATCGTCTGCGGACTCTTTTTCCTGCCGTGGTGACCAATCCAGCCATACGGTGCTGAAGCCAAGTGCATTGGCTCCCCGGATATCTCGCGAGAGATTGTCTCCGAGCATGATCACTTGGCTGGTGTCTTCGGGCCTTAGGCCCAGTTGCATCAACGCTTCAATAAAAATGCGAGGGCTCGGCTTGGTTATGCCGCAGTTTTCCGAAATGGAAATCGCGTGGAAGTAATCCCAGAAACCATTTTTCTTCAGAACGTTATGGAAGCTCTCCTCAAGGCCATCCGCGACCAGTGCCAACAGATAGCCTCTTTCCTTGAGGGCGTCCAACAGCTGCCGGCTGGATTCAATTGATTTGGCCGAGAGCACCAGTCCATCCCGATATTCGCTATAGATGCGGGTGCCTTCATCAATCAAGGTGTCGCCGCTATCGAGGAATACTGCTTTGATGCCCTTTTTATTCTTGCGCAGTCTTTCTGTCCTGTCCCTGATGAAGCGAGGGATGAGTATTTCAAGCTCGTTCCATGTTAGAAAAGGAACCTTGGAAAGGTCAAAGCTTTTCTCAAAACTGTAGCTGGGTGTGAAGCGCATTTGCTTGAGATAATCGCAGGCCAGAAAGTGATCATAAGGGGACAGAAAGCTCATGTGATCTTTGAATTCGGCAGGGATCTGGAAGCCGTCTATGGTTTCACTCTGGCTGCATGCGGCGTCCAGAAACTCACGCTTTGCAAGTATGTCTGCAGAGGCTGGGGCCAGCGCGTGCTTACCCGGTTCGCAGAAGAGGCGGATCTGGCGATCCTGCCAGTTGGACTGGCTGATGTCGATCATCTCACCATGAGCGCTGGCCGTGATATGAATAGGCACGTTATTTTCGTTCAAATAAATCCAGACATGATCCAGTTCATAGAGATGTTGGATATCCCCGTTCCACCAGATGGCATATTCCAAAACACTTGAGGTGCGGTTCGGCGCCTTTGTGAAAGGATTCATATGGCGAAAGCTTGGGGATGGCTCGCCACGTTTCAAATGCGATATGCCCACCACGTGTGGTTCAAATGGCTCCAGTTTGTCACATAGAAGGATCGGGGCCAGCTGCCTTGCCAACAGCGCAGTGGCAGCATCAATTCTCTGAGGCTGTTGAGTTGGTGCAAACGTCGTTTCGCTTTTTTCCATGCTGTCCTGGCTGTTCATCTCAATCTGTTCCACTTTCTGGTTTCTCTCGAAACATGAGCCATGGGAAACCGAAGTTAGCTATTCATCAGTTCCTTTGGGGGAGGGCTTTGATTTGATTGCGGTGCGCGGTAATTGTGCGTAATCTTTTGTTATAAAAGCCTTCCTCAAGCTCACGCTCGCCATATTAAACGCTCCTGTCTGAATTATGAAAAGTGCATTGGAGCGAATTGTTACAATTATTTTTATTTTGCTGTTGTTTGTCCAAAATTTCTGTGACGTTTCGTGCGTTTGTCGGTTCAATGTGGTCATTAGGGCGCAGCAAATATTGTAGGCTGCAATTTCTTTTGGTTGTACTGTTTGGCTTAGATGGTCTGCCGTGAAGTTTTAAGGATACTGGGGGGAGATAATATGGGTGAGAAATTACAGGTTTTTGATGCAGATGACCTAAAGGCATTTGCGCAGACTCTGCTGGAAACTGCGGGGCTTTCGTCAGATTTTAGCGGTACGGTTGCTGCGGTGTTGGTTGAGGGGGACCTGCTGGGGCACGATACGCACGGTCTTGCATTGCTGCCTGCATATCTGGCGTCGATCGAGGCGGGGGGTATGGCTCTTGAGGGGAATATCGAAATTCTGAATGAGCGGCCTGCTGTTGCTCTGTGGGATGGCAAAGGCCTGCCGGGGCCGTGGCTTGTCACCCGGGGCTTTCAATGTGCTGTTGAAAAAGCCGCTATTTATGGAACCTATACACTGTCGATCCGCAACAGCCATCATACGGCAGGACTGGTTTCCTATCTCAAGCCCGTGGTCGATAAGGGCTTCATGGCCATCATGAGCGTGTCGGACCCGACGGAGGGATGTGTGGCACCCTTTGGCGGCTGTGAGCCGGTGCTTTCGACCAATCCGTTTGCGGTTGGCTATCCTGCTGAAGGGGGAGCCGTATTGCTCGATATGAGCACGGGGCAAACCACCAATGGCATGGTAAAACGGCTTTATACTGAAAAGCGGATGTTTGCTCATGATTGGTTGATAACCCCAACGGGTGAGCCCAGTCGTGATCCATCAATCCGTTTTAATGATCCTGCGGGGGCGATCATGCCTTTGGGGGGCTTTGCCTCAGGACACAAGGGCACCGGGCTAGGCATGATGGTTGAAGCGCTCAGCCATGGACTATCGGGCTTTGGTCGCCATACGGCCCCTCAAGGCTGGGTCAACAATGTCTTTCTTCAGGTGATCGATCCTTCTGCGTTTGGTGGGCGTGAGACTTTTATGCAGGAGGCGGGATTTTTGTGTGATGCCATCCGCAACAGCAGATCTGCACAAAGCGATGGTGCGGCGCCGCGCGTTGCCGGTCAGCGCGCTCAACAAATAAGAGAAGAGCGACTTGCCAACGGTGTTCCGCTTTCGGCCAGTGTGTTGTCCGGTCTTGATCAATGGGCCGTAAAGCTCGGGTTGTCTTTGCCTTCTCCAAAATGATCTGCGATGGCGTGGCTTTTAACAAATGGCTCAAGATGGGAGGGTAATCACATGGGGCGGATCCTGTTAACCGGAGCGGCAGGGATGATCGGTACGGTGTTGGCAGATAAAATGCCCAAGGAGGGCGAAATCTGGCGCTTGACGGACCTGCATTCTCTTGCCCCTCGCAGTGAAAACGGGGTTGAGGTCATGCAGGGTGATTTGACAGATCCGGGATTTGCAAAAGAGCTTTGTTCCGGCGTTGAAGCGATCATCCATATGGCCGGAGAGCCGCGGGAGAGACGCTGGCCAGAGCTTGTCGAGCCCAATGTCACCTGTACTTTCAATCTTTGGCAAGCGGCCGCAGAGCAAGGGGTGGAGCGCATTATCTATGGTAGCTCAAACCATGTATTGGGCATGTATCCGGTTTCACAAAAGCTTGGGCTCGATGCGCCCTACCGGCCAGACTCTCGGTATGGTGTCACCAAGATGTTTGGCGAAGCGGTGGCGCGGCTTTATGCCGACAAGAATAATCTTAAAGCATTCATTATTCGCATTGGCTCATTTCTTGATCGGCCGACAACGCGACGGCATATGAGAATGTGGATTTCTCATCGCGATATGTGCACTCTGGTGCGCCTGGGGCTTACTGCTGACTATCATTGTGAAACCGTGTTTGGTATTTCAAACAATACAAATGCCAATTACGACAATAGCCGGGCATATGAGCTGGGCTATCGTCCTCAGGACAATGGACAGGACTATGCCGGAGATATTCCGGATGATGATCTCGATCCAGATAGTCCAATCGTGACCTTGCAGGGCGGGTTTTCGTGTGGAAGAGATTTTTCCGGCGATCTCTCCCTTTTGCTCGGAGCGCCCCCTTTGGAGAAGCAATGAAAAGAAGAATTATAACTTGCCAATCCGGAGCGTTGGATATCTCCCTTCTGGAAATCAATACAGAGCAGTGGTCTGTTGAAGAACTCTGTTGCTTGCCTTTTGAGGGCGTCTTGGGAACATCTGCCGCGATGCCTGCCGTTCGGGGTGGTGATATGGTTTATGTGGCTTTTCGCGGCGAAAAGCCTTCGCTTCTAAGCTTCAGGCTTGATGAGAACAGACGCCGCATAGAGCAAGTGGGACATTTGGAAATTCCAGAAAGCTGCCCTTATCTCTCGATGAGCGAAAATGGAAAATTCCTGCTGGCAGCTGGCGGAAGCAGTGCGCTTTCGGTTTGCATTGGCGCTGATGGTGCTCTTGGCGCTGTCGTCTCGCGTGCCCCGCTGGGGGATCTGGCGCACTGTGTCCGCCAAAGCAACGGCAAGGTTTTTGGCACCGCCTGTCGGGACGATCTGTTGCGGCAATATAGTCTTGATGACGTGGACGGGACGCTGAAAGAATTGGCGCGCGTTTCCTTTCCAAAAGGCAGCGGTCCGCGCCATATCGTGCCATCTCAGGATGGATGCCTTCTCTATATCATCACCGAAAATGCAGGAAGCATCTCTACGGTTTCTGTTGATGGCAAGGATGGTCCTGTTTTGCAAAGCGATGTCACCTTGATCGATGACGCGAGCAAGATGTGGGCCGGAGATCTCGTCATGAGCCATGATGCTCATTTCCTGTTTGCTTCCGAACGGGCATCAGACCAGCTGG
This window of the uncultured Cohaesibacter sp. genome carries:
- a CDS encoding 3-oxoacid CoA-transferase subunit B; translated protein: MNAKEIIARRVAREVKDGMLVNLGIGLPSLVANYLPDDVDVMLQAENGVVGLGGKPAPGFENKDLTDAGAGFVSSVPGAATIDSAVSFGLIRGGHLDMTVLGGLQVDEKGHLANWMVPGKMVPGMGGAMDLVAGAKRVIVSMVHTAKGEPKIVPECTLPLTAARMVSLIVTEMAVIKPTAEGLVLRELGPDVTIDQVLAATTARLIIPAEVPHMAI
- a CDS encoding Ldh family oxidoreductase produces the protein MGEKLQVFDADDLKAFAQTLLETAGLSSDFSGTVAAVLVEGDLLGHDTHGLALLPAYLASIEAGGMALEGNIEILNERPAVALWDGKGLPGPWLVTRGFQCAVEKAAIYGTYTLSIRNSHHTAGLVSYLKPVVDKGFMAIMSVSDPTEGCVAPFGGCEPVLSTNPFAVGYPAEGGAVLLDMSTGQTTNGMVKRLYTEKRMFAHDWLITPTGEPSRDPSIRFNDPAGAIMPLGGFASGHKGTGLGMMVEALSHGLSGFGRHTAPQGWVNNVFLQVIDPSAFGGRETFMQEAGFLCDAIRNSRSAQSDGAAPRVAGQRAQQIREERLANGVPLSASVLSGLDQWAVKLGLSLPSPK
- a CDS encoding 3-oxoacid CoA-transferase subunit A, which codes for MKTAISPKDAAALIPEDATLLIGGFMAVGTPERMIDALVERGVGAFTIVANDTAILGSGIGKLISAGLVAKVIASHIGLNPETQKKMIDGEISVELVPQGTLVERIRAGGMGLGGVLTKTGLGTLVEEGKKVVEVQGQDYLLEEPIVGDFALIKARTADYKGNLDYSFTAQNFNPTMALAASTVIAEAEVIVPTGAIHPDMVKTPGVLVDYILEREG
- a CDS encoding HAD-IA family hydrolase; the encoded protein is MEQIEMNSQDSMEKSETTFAPTQQPQRIDAATALLARQLAPILLCDKLEPFEPHVVGISHLKRGEPSPSFRHMNPFTKAPNRTSSVLEYAIWWNGDIQHLYELDHVWIYLNENNVPIHITASAHGEMIDISQSNWQDRQIRLFCEPGKHALAPASADILAKREFLDAACSQSETIDGFQIPAEFKDHMSFLSPYDHFLACDYLKQMRFTPSYSFEKSFDLSKVPFLTWNELEILIPRFIRDRTERLRKNKKGIKAVFLDSGDTLIDEGTRIYSEYRDGLVLSAKSIESSRQLLDALKERGYLLALVADGLEESFHNVLKKNGFWDYFHAISISENCGITKPSPRIFIEALMQLGLRPEDTSQVIMLGDNLSRDIRGANALGFSTVWLDWSPRQEKESADDLEKPDFTISSPIELLQIIDQLEAKDRIEEHQSADSQ
- a CDS encoding acetyl-CoA C-acetyltransferase gives rise to the protein MTNVVIASAARTAVGSFLGSFANVPAHDLGAAALKAVVERAGVDPSEVSETIMGQVLNASQGQNPARQAHINAGFPLESSAWGINQVCGSGLRAVALAAQHIMLGDAKIVAAGGQESMSQAPHTAYIRQGQKMGDLKMIDTMIRDGLWDAFNGYHMGQTAENVAEQWQITREMQDELALRSQTNAAAAQEAGRFDDEIVPFTVKTRKGEIIVDKDEFIRPGTTIENLQKLRPAFTKDGTVTAGNASGINDGSAVTLCMSADDAEKRGIEPLARIVSYATAGLDPKVMGVGPIYASRIALEKAGWTVDDLDLIEGNEAFAAQACAVTKEMGWDPEIVNVNGGAIAIGHPIGASGCRILNTLLFEMKRRNAKKGLATLCIGGGMGVAMCVERP
- a CDS encoding NAD(P)-dependent oxidoreductase — its product is MGRILLTGAAGMIGTVLADKMPKEGEIWRLTDLHSLAPRSENGVEVMQGDLTDPGFAKELCSGVEAIIHMAGEPRERRWPELVEPNVTCTFNLWQAAAEQGVERIIYGSSNHVLGMYPVSQKLGLDAPYRPDSRYGVTKMFGEAVARLYADKNNLKAFIIRIGSFLDRPTTRRHMRMWISHRDMCTLVRLGLTADYHCETVFGISNNTNANYDNSRAYELGYRPQDNGQDYAGDIPDDDLDPDSPIVTLQGGFSCGRDFSGDLSLLLGAPPLEKQ